Genomic window (Arachis hypogaea cultivar Tifrunner chromosome 13, arahy.Tifrunner.gnm2.J5K5, whole genome shotgun sequence):
ctggaggaagcaccttgctggcgttgaacgccagaaaaggggtagGATGGGTGTTCAAACGTCCATAAGGGAGcttgctggcattaaacgccagaataagagCATTCTAGGCTTTCAACGCCCTAAGGGGGAACGAAgcctagcattgaacgccagctagggagcaaggctgggcgttcaacgcccatgaggGGTATgtgcctggcgttgaacgccaaaataggggtattctgggcgttcaacgccccaactAGGGTAGGGAGATTTGACTTTCTCaatccacatctttttcaaaccttatctttttaatcatCTCTCCTcttatttcaaaatatcttttctaaaatCAACTACTTTTGATTCAACTCTTTTTAAACAAAGATCTCTTAAACATCAtcttttaaaatcaatttcttttcaaatctttcttaattctttttcaaaatttcaaatctttttcaattctttttcaaatcttttattaaacttttaaatctttttcatatctttaatAGTTTACATCTTATCTTTTTTATCCTTATCAtatctttaataattttaaatcttatctttcatatctttttaaaagattttgaatcatatcttttttatcttttttatttgattttcgaAAGCCCTCCTCACCCTCCCTATATATAATCATTCGTACCACACAACCTCCCTCATCCCCCCTCCATTCGCATTCTTCTCCTctcctccctcttcttctctTTGCTCGgaacgagcaaagcttttaagtttggtgttggaaaagtgttgctttttaCTTGTTCACCCCCATGGCTCCAAAAGGTTGAAGACCCACTTCAAGAAACAGGAAAGAAGTTGCCCTACCAACAGTTTTTTTCAAACCTTTTAGATTTTGTTCCAAGCAACATGAGGAACATTACTATGAGGTGATGTACAAGCAGACAGTGATTTCAGAGGTCAAGTTTGacttaaaagaagatgaatacccagAAATCTAAGAACAGACCAGAATGAGAGATTGGGAAATTCTAGCCAACCCCAGAACCAAAGTTGGTAAAAAGATGatccaggaattctatgcaaatctgtggatgacaaaAAAGCAAAGGCTAGATGGATAGGGATTTCATACTTCGCGCACCATGGTTCAAGAAAAAGTGCTGCACTTTGATTTGGATAAGGTGAGGGAGATCCTCAAATTACCCCGCAAAAAGACGATCctaactcctttaataggagagtGGTAGCCAATCCAAAGCTGGATTAAGTCCTTGAAGATATATGTCTTCCCGGATCTAAATGGATCCTGGATAAGAAGAACAAACCAAACCAGCTAAGAAGAatggatctcaaaccagttgccagggGTTGGCTGGACTTCGTGGGACGCTCCACACTTCCCACTAGCAATCGTTCTGAAGTTACCATTAGGAGAGCAGTAATAATCCATTGCATTATGATGGATAATGAGGTAGAGGTCCATCAAATAATTCCTTGTGAATTCTACAAATTCGCAAACAAGACCTCCACTTAGGCCAAGCTGGCCTTCCCAAATCTCATCTCTCGCCTGTGTAGTGTGGCAAGAGTCCTTATTGACAGAGACACATGCATCCCCACAGAAAACCCAATTACCAAGGAGAGTATGGAGAATGCCAAGGGGCCAGTTCTGGACAAGATCCAGCAGCCAAATGATCAGCCTAAGAGAAAGACACTTGAGCCACCCCAAGATCAGAGTATCCCTCCAATTGAGTATTGGAATTAGCTGGTGACATCTGTTGCACAGTTGCAATCCACTCTGGATCAATTGAGAGAAGAACAAAAAAACCAGTCTTGCATGCTGTGCAAACTGGTTAAGGAGCAAGAAAGGCAAGGGAGAGAACTAGAAGATCTGAAGCGTCAGAAGACATCTTCTGAAGAGAGCAGTGACCACCATGAacaaggtggttgagtttcacccCCTATCAAGTTCTTGATTCCAgtactttattttctgttttcctaGTTCTAGGTTGCATGATTACTAGTAGATTTCCATATTCAATTTGAGTAAGTaatgtttatttttgttaaataagtATAAACTATCCCACTTGTCATTCCATTAAACTTAAATAAAGTTTTATTCTCTTTTAGAAGCAGTGAGTGCATAATTTTTGAGTATATCATGACTTatctctaattattttgatgtggtggccttgcATTGAATATCTAAATGTatcattttttttggaaaaagaaaaaaatcttttaagttCTGCTAAATTATCCCCACAATGATGAATTAATTGTGCATGTTTAATGTTGAAGTTAAGTGTATTAGCTCTTGAAGAACAGtgaatttagagaaatattattgagtctctaaaaaaaccaaaaatattgattcttgaagcaaaaaaaaaaaacagcagaaaaagcaagaaagcaagaagaaaaatcgaaaaaaaggagaaaaagcgaaagaaaaatccaaaaagctcaaaagaaaggaaatggagagTTAGGATCCAAGGCTtggagcatcaatggttaggagggtcaacagaaataaaatcttggcctaaaaaaCTCAATTGAGCTGCttcccctaactaaatgcttgtggtgtgcaggtatcaagtgaaaagcttgagactgagcagttaaagtcgtgatcccgaaagtaaaagagtgtgcctaagaactctggatACCTCTATCTAGGacttaagcaaagctaaattcgaatccaaaggATTCttccagttaagtgtctgtggtatttatgtatccggtggtaatagtggaaaacaaaacgcttaaggtcacggccaggctaaaaaagaagctgtgttcaagaatcaagaaaatctAAACTAAGAAactcaataatatcatccggattctagttcCAAGAGATGCCAATgcctctgaacttcaaaggaaagtgaggtGTCAAACCTATcctgtttttggttgcttggagacaagcaacaatttaacaCATGGGTCTTCAAGTATAACACATGGTTTTGCTAGGAGGTGCAATTTGGCCCTTGCATTATACGCATGGGTCTTCAAGTATAACACATGGTTTTTCTTTGCTATTGGAAGTGCAATTTGGGATTCTTGGCCTCTGTTTGGCTTCTCACATATAACATAGGAATTCCCACGTTATAAGCATGGCACTTGGCAACCCTAGAGTACTTTTGGTGGCTTGAGTGTGGCTGCCTTTGACGCATGACCACTataactattatatatcattagaaAGTCTGGATGTAGACTTTTGAACGCCGCTagaaccgcttcatttggacctctcTAGCTCAAGTTAGGCTCGTTGGAGTACGAAGAGGTCAAAAGGGGTCTGGTTCCATGCGTTATACGCAGGAATGCTCAAGTAGTACGCATGGAACTCCCAAGAAGTACACATGGAGTGGATTTAGCCACTAGAGATGTACTTTTGCTATGTGTTATACGCATAGTATCATGCGTTATATGCATGGTCTTCTTTGACACTCCTAGGGCTTCAATTTTTGCATGCTTGGTCAAGGGATCTTTCTGTTTGTTCTATAAGAGGCTTCTCTATTTGCCTCTCCTTGCTTGCTTTTAGTGGTTCTCTTACTTGCTTCTTTTCATCCTTATTCTTGCTTGTTTTCAACACTTTTCCATACATATCAAAGATCAAGGAAACTTTAAGAAATATTGATTAAAGCACTAAAATCTCAATTAAGAATAGGGAATTCACTAACTTTTTTgaaaaactaataaagaaaacaactaaagatgctcatgcatcacccCTACCTCAAATAGTTGAAACCCACAAAATTAAGCGTGACCCCTTTCATCCTAACTCGCGGCAGCACCAACAACAACCACACCAACATTCCCTCGTAGTAGCGACAGCAACAATTACAGCACGCGATTACGGCAATTTAACCTATGACATCGACACCTCAAAATTTTTAGCATAAGAAACTAATAACACCACAATAACGGTGAGGGTTTTATAATAGGAAATTACTGCAAGTAAGTAGAAATAAGAGAATGGAGCAGTAGCAGCATTGATTCCTTCAGAGCATCAACAATCACGGCTCGCAGTAGCTCAGCCCTAAGATGTTAACGTCTCTAAATTCTTAATCAAGCTTATAACAGAACTATAGCAATGAAGATTGCGGAACAAGAATGAGTTactaaaactaaaaagaaaaaaaaaagaatggagTAATAGCGGCTTTGGTGATCCAACAACCCGGTGATGATGATAGTGACTGGCATGGCAGGACGGTGGCCACAGCAGCTACTCCCCTCTGGCAGCGATTCTTGCGACGGCGTGAGGATCAATTACAATCATAGCAATGGCGGCAGCCTCTAACAACGGCTGTGGAAGATGACGATCATGCAACCGTGCTCTCCCTTTTTTCCCCACTCACATCCATTCTCCTCCACCCTATCTGGCAACGATGGTGGTCTCGATGGCGATGGTGACTATGGCAGCAGCGACAACGAAGCATGATGGCGACGAGACACCCTTCTTCCTCTCTTCGATTGCACATTCTCTCTCGGTCTTTCTCTCTCATGTGTCACTCCCTCTCACTCTTTCTCCTTCACTTGACGGCAATGGCAACGCCGTCACTTTGGCTTGCCAACGCCGTCTCGCTCTCCTCTcttttcttcctcctccttcttctcttttgattcttGTGTGTGTGTTAGTGAAGAAGCTGAGTGGTGGCTGAGATGTGAGGGAGTGTGTGAATGGATGAAATTAGGGTTAGAGTTGATGTAAAAATTACGGATTTTAGAGTTTGGTAAAAAGGATAAAGGTAgtgtaaaaattttaataaaattagaggaTGGAATAGtagtttaaaatcaaataaaattcattaattttttaagaACATAATTTATTAGTCAACTTACTAATTAGTTTCAAATAGCtacctaatttaaaattagagatattctaattattttttaattactaggactttaaattttaattaagaaaatatttaaattattaatttgaattaagcaaaatatctaattaaatagaatgaaattcttaataaatttaaactcattatcataaaatttaatttaaatatcttcaataaaaataatttttataataaaaaactcaattatttaataaaataaaattaaacataacttattcataattaaatttttcaaaaataataaggGTTATAATGGTTAGCATGACATAAAACTTAAAATCATGTTAGGTTTCTAGTCTTTTGTCTTCCATATTTCTGAATCAGAAAAAGACCAATATATTATGTGAGAAATATAAGAAAAGTCAAGAGAAAAACGGCAAGAGAGATtagacaaagaaaaacaaaacatgaATTTGTGTTCTATATCTGCTTGGCGTTTTGTTGCTCTGGTTTAGAGTTTTGTTTTGACATTCTCAAGAGCTTCGTAGAGGTCCAACTTTTTCTAGACTTAGGAAGAAGGTTTTGGTTCCAATTTTTGGCATTGAATTTGTGCATGTAATcagaattttattataataaaattctgCTATAATTGTGATGAAAACAATATGATTGCATGTAGAGGTTGAATCAAGTTACAAACAAGAGACTAAAGTCATCTCCTTTCTTTCctctgttttattttcttgttttttagattcatgagacaaaaatagaaaaatcccATATATTTATAGAAAGTTCGAAGttatctttaaaataaataaaaaggagtcTTATTCACACCCCTCATTTCTCAAAGCTTACTATACCTTTTTGTTGTTTTATATACTTTTCAtgtcttttatattttaatatatactagTGTATAAATCCGTGCTCAGTAcggaaaaatttataaaagtgaaaaaaatatgcttcaatatttaaaacaaaaatacaaaataattattattttaaaaaatttataaaattattatcaaaatcaaactttaacataaaaaaagggagtaataattattttatattttttaaagtaaaataattatacactgatacagaatttaaaataaaattaaaatatttacattagaaTACTATTTTTTCAAAGACTTCTCTATAAACAATATTGATGGTTGAATTTGTAGACATTCCTACGTGATTCATAAGTAAAACTTTTAaacctctcttactcttaactcttgaaagtGCCACATATAGTTGGCCATGTGTAAAAACTGGTCTGGGCAAGTACAATCCAACATGAGATAAAGTTTGCCCCTGAGACTTATTAATTGTCATGGCAAACGATACTATTATGGGAAACTGTCTTCGTTGGAATCTAACTGGGACGGTTTTATTTGTTGGTACCATATTCATTCTTGGAATCAAAGCAATATGACCAACATTTTTACCCGTTAAGACTTCACATTCTATGACATGATTTCTAAGCTTCCTAACTTGTAGCCTTGTACCATTACAAAGACCACTGGATTGGTCAATATTCCTCAGTAACATCACCGGAACACCAaccttgagtattaatttatgtggAGGCAAACCAGAGCAATTTATGCTATTCAGTAATTCAGGACCATAGAGATCTAGTTGACTCTCCATATTCCCTTCATCCATACAAATGGAATCCGAACTAAGATATAATTTTTCTACTCCAGGAATGATAGCCATCAGATGATTGTTGACCTCTTCAATAGTGTCTAGTGTGGGAGCTAGTATAGTTCTTGCTTTGAAAAAATCCTTTGAGGATATGTTTtccaaaatatttggataagaaaaatgaacTAACTCATCAAATGCATGGTCCGAagaaggaataacaatatctccTGGAAGACATATCTCAGATTCACCATCTATATTGTCACCTATTAGACCATCACCAACTTTCAATAACCACTCACCAAATTGCTCTGTCTCATCTTGATCTGAAGCAGTCGTCCCTACAGAGAGTCtcatatttttttgttagtttgagcaCCTGACAAAACTTCCAAAGGTAAGACGAATTCACGGTTGAATGAACGATATCTTGTCTCGATCCTCGTGGAATGACAGGAAGAATTTGTCTAAAGTCTCCACCTAGTAcaaccacttttcctccaaagGGCAAATCTTTTCTATATGTTGGAGAACACCTCATGATATCACCCAAGCATTTATCAAGTGCTTCATAGCAGTACCTACTAACCATTAGAGCCTCATCCCAAATTATAAGTCTGGCTTTCAACAGCAACATTGCTTGAGGGGAACCAGGTTTGATGTTACATACAGAATCCTCAGTTATATTCAGCGGTATTTTGAACCTTGAGTGTGCCGTTCTTCCATTGGAAAGAAGTAAAGATGCAATACCACTCGAAGCAACGTTTAACACTATATCACTCCTTGAGCGAATCTCAGCAGACATAAGGTTCCAGAGAAATGTTTTTCCAGTACCTCCATGACCATACACAAAGAAAAAACCCCCTTCATCACAATACACAGCTGTAACAATTTTATCGAATGCATATCTCTGCTCAAGTGTTGCGATGGCTAATATGTCTGAGGCATTTTTCTTTAAATCATCCCTATTAAAGTTTAGCTCTTCCCTTATAACCCTTTCGGTTAACAAAGAATTATCAATTTCAGTTGCTAAAGGCATAGGAGGATAGTCTTTCAAGGTTTTACCATAGGAATGTAAGATCTTGTCTATATCCATTAAGCAAAACTGCTTAATCTCATCATCTGACATTGTTAACTCTGCATATTATACGATACTgtaaaaattcaatcaaactaaaaatgatcAATAAGGAAGAACTTTTATCATTGTAATTAATAGAAACTCACCGCTCATGTTCATCACGGCTCTTTGTCGATACAAAATATCATATGAGAGTTCATGCCAACATCTATCCCAGACATGTTCTGGTCTTGAGATATTGTCGGATGTTAATAGAATGACAAATAACCTCCTAACATATGATCCTGAGGCCCATGAGCTTGCTTCCTTAATTGCATCAATGAATTCTTTGTCATCTTGCAAGAGTCCAAGGGTGAAGCATGCATCTCTATACGTAGCATAAATTGTTCCTCCTACTGTTCTTATATCTCAAAAACTCATACATCCTCTTTGAGTATTCAAGAGAAGTCGTTGGTAATATTCTTCGGTATTTGCTGCAAAAAACTTGGTTAAAATCCCACTTTTAAGTTGGTAAATGGATTAAGCTAcgctattttaattattatgtagCTTCACATCCGCATaagaataatttttctaaaaaatataaaaaaataaaaaattgtataatctaCAGATTATAATTGTTGAAAGTTAGTTGAACATTTATTTTCTAGTGTAGATAAATCGAATAAAATGAACGTGGGGTATAGGctgttaagattttaaatttacatCATTAAATAAGTAAgatcaaaattgaatataaactcATCATTACCTGCAGGTACATGAGTCAACCTTCCAATTGCGAATCCTTTCTTTCGAGGAAACCACTTTGAAGAATCATCCTTCCAAACAAACTTGGTTGGAAACTCAGCATAAGTCAGACTTCGAGCATAGGGATATGACATGTTCACCGCCATCCATCCCAAAAACATGGACTTATGAGATATTGCTCTTTCGACGATATCATTCACATTAGAAGTTTCACCATAGACCACAGGTTGCTCATCCTCCAAATGGAATGGAAGTCTAATCACAAATggttctttctcttggatttcgTATCCAAATAGACGCCAGACTGCCTCACATGCTGAAATATACCTACAATCGTAGTAATTCCTAATTTCGTCAACAGCTTGTGTGGCTTCTGACGGATCACCAGCATTGTATAGAGTAGCTGTTACGCGGTCATTACCCTTGTGTACATATTTAAACAGATACTTAATAGAACTTGTTTGGCATGTGTATTCCACATTTATGTGGCACCCAAACTTGAGCAACAATTCTGGATTATACGGAACAATGAACTTATTGTCTAGTACACATTCCCTTTTCTTCACTATTCGACCATTATCAGTACGCCTATATTTGGGAAATTCGGCCTCATCAATGAGTGTTCGCTGTCTAAACTCTTTAGGATAGAACTTTGAACAGGATCCATTCTTCATGCAAGGTGAATTCTTGTTGTACGGACCACATGGACCATGTACCATGTAATTTTGAACAGCTCCATGTAGTTTTGGCCTTTCATTTTCATCAGGAATCTCAgctgttatatgtttatctatgttatCTGGTGTTTGTGGTTTGAACTCGTTACTCATGAATAAAAGGATATGTGCATGCGGAAGCCCTCTCTTTTGAAACTCTACAGTGCAAACgtctgaaaattgaaaaagacaaaTGAGCAAAGCATTACAAACAACATAAGATTTTAATAAAGCGTTGCATAAACATAGACTTACATCCCAAAATTTTGCCAAAGATTTTTCCCTCTTTGAGGTCATCGATCAAACCATCAAGCTTGATCTTGAAAAGTCGACACAATATATCAGGACGGTCTTTTGCCTTCAATCCAATGGAAGTCACTTCTCTTTTTATCTCATCCCATTCAGGGTTACAGGTCATGGTGATAAAATAGCTAGGATATCCTGCATATCTGCAAATTACAAATGCATCTTTACAATTATTCATCATATACCTAGGTCCACCGGTAAAAGTACTAGGAAAAATGATTCTTTTGCCAAGCCTTGCAGCATCTACATCCCCGTTTACAAGACTTTCATGCAGACATTTGTATTTATCAACCCTCAACTGTGGTTGTTTACACCTAAAGAATTTTAACCTCTCTGATTCCATCATTGTGTAGGCATCTACCAGAAACTGTTGGAATAATCTCTTTGATCTCAGAATTAACGGAGATTCACCCATCCTTTTCTGTAATCGAAAAGCAAAGAATTGTCGCAAAGtgattattttgtttatctttgtaGGTCTAGCAGAGATAGAATCTGATGTTGCAATACCCAAACGAAATCCATCCTCCCCATACGGAAACAACAATGGATATTGCAAGGCTAAATAAGATGGATGAAAAATATCAATCCGCTGGAGCTTTCTAGATTGACTCTCTATAATAATATCCATATCTTTGCTAAGTTGTTCGACATCACCAATAATCAATGCAGCCACTTCAGATGcagatggcaagttgtatgtcctgccatctgtagtccttttactAATCAACTTAAGTTTTATGTTTGTGCAATTTTTCTGTTGGTATCTATCTCTTGCATAGCGAAAACTCTTTGCCAAACTATTATATTTGTCTAGCATGTTTCTTAATATTGCCACAATTTTCCTATCCCGCTCATTTATAGCTTCATTGGAactacgaaaaaaaaaaaacaataaaatttatgttattttctctCACAGATAAGAAATAACTAAAAAGTTTGACTGGTTGCATGAAAATTACCGAAGTGTGCCTATTCGATTATTAATCTCATTTTCTGTGTCATAGATATATAGCTAGGCAAATGTTGGTCGCAAACTATCAGGAGGAAGTAAGCTACCAATGCTATGGTAGTTTTGACCCCCAAGCTTAAAAATGGGAGGAGCAGTCCTATTGTTCACCCCACGGTCAATTTTTCCAGCCATTGATGTAAAACAAAACATTGAATTAAATGTCCTTATATTTTTTAGGAAATGAATACTTCTTTGATCTCCTCCAATATGAAGCTGAATGAGCTCATCAGAAGGCACAGAAAGTAGAGGAAGCTCGATCTTTCCTTCCATACAACATAATGAAAACTTTGGTTGGGGCGACTGTTTGGATTTATAGCAAGCCTTTCTCCAGACCACATCCATGCTTTACAGTGTTGACATTGATAAATAGGATTTCCTATATCCCAGACACCTGCCGAATGAACTCTCTTTAGCTACTCAGTTGTCATACCGATACAATTTAGTCCATGATGTACACAAAGATGCAAATAAACATACAGATAAAAATTTTACATACCGTCTAAGGTTTCAGAGGATGGTATAAAATTATCTTCCATATCCACATCCAACATTGAATCATCATAACCATTCAAAACtacagtaaaaaaattataaaaatacaaacaTAATCATTTTGATGTATTACTAATAATTCATATCTCATGCAAACTACAAACTTAAATTCTTGATATAATGAGAAATTACCTTCATCATCAACAAAAGGGTCAACATGTTGGCCACTGTGTGTGTCAGCGCTTGGTGGGTGCGTCTTAACAGTCGATAAATTTACATCTTCATAAAGTTGTGCCAAATTAATAGCCACCGAAGCAACAACAGAGGAAGATTGTCCTTTTTGCATCCCAATTATAGTAGAACTTCTTTACAAAAAAGTTCAATTTTATTCAATTAAACCATAGAAACtataggaaaaaaaatataataatgatgATCATCTTTTCTAAATTACCTTTCTGTTAGGCACGATCTGTGAGAACCGGAGTGTGATGGAAGCTAATTTTGCGGAACGACTTCAGTTAGATTATTGGCAGATCCTTGTACACTGGAGTATGCTAGAATTGTAATAAATCTATGTTATATAAATGGTCTCCGATGAAGTATACTTTTTGCTAAATATTGGTGTATGAATCATTTGGCTTTCATTAATTATACGTACTATTTGTTAACACGGACAGTGGAGTTCTTGTCAATGAGGGATCCGTCTGTAGAGTTAAAGATTTAGATCTTACCTCTGATGTAGAAGGTCTTACATAATTATGAGGAGTATTTTTCTGTCCAAAAATTTCATGCAAGGCACAGTGTACACCATACATAGATAGTTGCTTCCCTATGAATGAGTAatgagaaatatatatataaaattttcgtcATTAAAccgatataaattaaatttagataaatatGAGTCAATTACAGTGAGAAAAATGTCACCTTTATCCTCACTAGATTGTAAACTGAGAATATTAGATGAGGTACCAGTTTCTCGACACAATGTTCTTTGACTTGTAGTAATATGATGCACATTTTTATGTACGTCA
Coding sequences:
- the LOC112734513 gene encoding uncharacterized protein, whose product is MYPIPIIQSKVARLRRKIILARKRKRLDDNESAFFCASGQSSSVVASVAINLAQLYEDVNLSTVKTHPPSADTHSGQHVDPFVDDEVLNGYDDSMLDVDMEDNFIPSSETLDENEINNRIGTLRSNEAINERDRKIVAILRNMLDKYNSLAKSFRYARDRYQQKNCTNIKLKLISKRTTDGRTYNLPSASEVAALIIGDVEQLSKDMDIIIESQSRKLQRIDIFHPSYLALQYPLLFPYGEDGFRLGIATSDSISARPTKINKIITLRQFFAFRLQKRMGESPLILRSKRLFQQFLVDAYTMMESERLKFFRCKQPQLRVDKYKCLHESLVNGDVDAARLGKRIIFPSTFTGGPRYAGYPSYFITMTCNPEWDEIKREVTSIGLKAKDRPDILCRLFKIKLDGLIDDLKEGKIFGKILGYVCTVEFQKRGLPHAHILLFMSNEFKPQTPDNIDKHITAEIPDENERPKLHGAVQNYMVHGPCGPYNKNSPCMKNGSCSKFYPKEFRQRTLIDEAEFPKYRRTDNGRIVKKRECVLDNKFIVPYNPELLLKFGCHINVEYTCQTSSIKYLFKYVHKGNDRVTATLYNAGDPSEATQAVDEIRNYYDCRYISACEAVWRLFGYEIQEKEPFVIRLPFHLEDEQPVVYGETSNVNDIVERAISHKSMFLGWMAVNMSYPYARSLTYAEFPTKFVWKDDSSKWFPRKKGFAIGRLTHVPAELTMSDDEIKQFCLMDIDKILHSYGKTLKDYPPMPLATEIDNSLLTERVIREELNFNRDDLKKNASDILAIATLEQRYAFDKIVTAVYCDEGGFFFVYGHGGTGKTFLWNLMSAEIRSRSDIVLNVASSGIASLLLSNGRTAHSRFKIPLNITEDSVCNIKPGSPQAMLLLKARLIIWDEALMVSRYCYEALDKCLGDIMRCSPTYRKDLPFGGKVVVLGGDFRQILPVIPRGSRQDIVHSTVNSSYLWKFCDNIDGESEICLPGDIVIPSSDHAFDELVHFSYPNILENISSKDFFKARTILAPTLDTIEEVNNHLMAIIPGVEKLYLSSDSICMDEGNMESQLDLYGPELLNSINCSGLPPHKLILKVGVPVMLLRNIDQSSGLCNGTRLQVRKLRNHVIECEVLTGKNVGHIALIPRMNMVPTNKTVPVRFQRRQFPIIVSFAMTINKSQGQTLSHVGLYLPRPVFTHGQLYVALSRVKSKRGLKVLLMNHVGMSTNSTINIVYREVFEKIVF